The following coding sequences are from one Schizosaccharomyces osmophilus chromosome 1, complete sequence window:
- the nop9 gene encoding pumilio family RNA-binding protein Nop9, with protein MPKGRKQRGKKHSSKQDPETEEAHIEVDNLVPSETVEEGQEENGFQVNPYTKAPVQPFLGALDPEEEKYFQEAEKAFVNHFTRDNEETRYFIDSVYREIKGKELIVLNNVFGSKVLEHMFPLATTSQIKSVFSSLNGHYLEIVQTTFGSYAFEKLLSHMAEIVDLETKGALDNDEEMLEGEDQVFSTAESLVMYMCNEIRPDFSLLINHKLAVHVLHKILMLLDGYRFVYAEGRRESMVHIRVPETFPQFAYSIIDSAVENLSTSELRNYCVDRYASKIMQAFVRIDFERAQGGKKKKAAPLADKLLLSSDNNLKELPFLDTLLKDEAASRILEIIIEKMPNSQIPRFREAWEGRFYRLCVHPIANFVMQHYIKRLPLEELGYVVQELKQGSDNVVRKSFLAVLKTLLQRCNTLQAYQHELASLIFASAEEKEKKQNIIPILLRSKHKRDVNNPENKRKLVNNMLGAQLLEEFLNGPKEYVEVILNNVLELSHEQLMEYCQESVSSRLIENILDWPDLDLIFRKKFLNLLSNTIVELSISASGSHIVDKLWKVSRGLPLYRTRIVQELVQGGDQVKFDFYGKKVWSNWKAELFRRAPDEWYRFMKEDEPVKRVHEKARNMPGLSANSQPLRKRPNMEESANETEKRVRA; from the coding sequence ATGCCgaaaggaagaaagcaGCGTGGAAAAAAGCACTCCTCGAAGCAGGATCCTGAAACAGAAGAGGCCCATATTGAGGTAGACAACCTAGTTCCTTCTGAAACCGTTGAAGAaggacaagaagaaaatggatttcAGGTCAATCCTTACACAAAGGCGCCCGTGCAACCGTTCCTCGGTGCATTAGAtccagaagaagaaaagtatTTTCAAGAAGCCGAAAAAGCTTTCGTGAATCATTTTACGCGCGACAATGAGGAGACACGATATTTTATCGACAGCGTTTACCgtgaaataaaaggaaaagaattgataGTTTTAAATAATGTGTTTGGTTCCAAGGTACTAGAGCATATGTTTCCTTTGGCAACAACTAGCCAGATTAAGTCTGTCTTTTCATCCTTGAATGGTCATTATTTAGAAATTGTTCAAACCACATTTGGTTCTTATGCCTTTGAAAAGCTCTTGAGCCATATGGCGGAAATTGTTGAtttagaaacaaaaggagCTTTGGacaatgatgaagaaatgcTGGAAGGAGAAGATCAAGTGTTCAGCACGGCAGAGTCGCTAGTGATGTACATGTGCAATGAAATACGACCAGATTTCTCTTTGCTTATCAACCATAAGCTTGCTGTGCACGTCCTCCATAAAATCCTTATGTTATTAGATGGATATCGATTTGTTTACGCTGAAGGTCGACGCGAATCCATGGTACATATACGTGTCCCTGAAACTTTTCCTCAATTTGCATATTCCATCATTGATAGTGCAGTGGAGAACTTGAGTACTTCAGAACTGCGTAATTATTGTGTGGATCGCTATGCTTCTAAAATAATGCAAGCATTCGTTCGTATCGACTTTGAGCGTGCACAAGGtggcaaaaagaaaaaggcaGCTCCTTTAGCTGATAAATTACTACTCTCTTCGGATAACAATCTGAAGGAACTACCATTTCTTGATACCTTACTGAAAGACGAAGCTGCATCCCGTATTTTGGAGATCATTATTGAGAAGATGCCGAATTCCCAAATCCCAAGGTTCCGGGAAGCTTGGGAAGGCCGCTTTTATCGACTTTGTGTGCACCCAATTGCCAATTTCGTCATGCAACACTACATCAAGCGACTTCCTTTGGAAGAACTTGGATATGTGGTACAGGAGTTGAAACAGGGTTCCGATAATGTGGTACGTAAATCATTTTTGGCAGTCTTGAAGACTCTCTTACAAAGATGCAATACTCTTCAAGCTTACCAGCATGAATTGgcttctttaatttttgcGTCTGCcgaggaaaaggaaaagaagcaaaacatAATTCCTATCCTTTTGCGCTCAAAGCACAAAAGAGACGTCAACAATCCCGAAAATAAGAGAAAGCTGGTCAACAATATGCTGGGTGCACAGTTATTAGAAGAGTTTCTTAATGGTCCCAAGGAATATGTTGAAGTGATTTTGAACAATGTGTTGGAACTCTCTCATGAACAACTTATGGAATATTGTCAAGAAAGTGTGTCTTCTCGTTTGATAGAAAATATCTTGGATTGGCCAGACCTAGATCTCATTTTCCGgaagaagtttttgaatctGCTCTCAAATACGATTGTTGAGTTGTCCATATCAGCATCGGGTTCTCACATCGTTGACAAACTTTGGAAAGTGTCACGTGGTTTACCTCTTTACAGAACGCGTATTGTTCAGGAACTTGTTCAAGGCGGTGACCAAGTTAAATTCGACTTTTACGGTAAAAAGGTATGGTCAAATTGGAAAGCGGAGCTATTTCGCCGTGCTCCAGACGAGTGGTATCGGTTTATGAAGGAGGATGAGCCTGTGAAACGAGTTCACGAGAAAGCTCGCAATATGCCAGGGCTGTCTGCGAATTCACAGCCACTACGGAAAAGACCAAACATGGAAGAAAGCGCAAACGAAACAGAAAAACGTGTTCGGGCTTAG